One genomic window of Candidatus Neomarinimicrobiota bacterium includes the following:
- a CDS encoding tryptophanase has product MKYPPEPFRIKTVEAIARTTDWERLAVIQDAGYNVFNIPAEKIYIDLLTDSGTSAMSDNQWAGMMKGDESYAGSKNYFHFEAMINKIFGFKHVIPTHQGRVAENLLFSTILKDREGLVIPNNNHFDTTRANVEYNGGKATDLVIDIAKDTQIIDDFKGNIDLDKLAKLIDEVGPERIPIGMLTITNNSGGGQPVSMANIRGTSELLHKHNIPFYIDACRFAENAYFIKTREAGYENKSILEIANEMFSYADGCTMSAKKDALVNMGGFFATNDDDLAQQITNRLILIEGFPTYGGLAGRDLEAIARGLEEVLQEDYLAYRISQVEELGDRLIEAGVPILRPTGGHAIYLDAKNFLPHIPQSQFPGIALTVSLYTHAGIRAVEIGSLMFAHDDPESGETLYPDLELVRLAIPRRVYTNSQMQYVAENIIELYEDRKNIKGYEIEYQAQVLRHFTARLKPLG; this is encoded by the coding sequence ATGAAGTATCCACCAGAACCGTTTAGAATTAAAACTGTTGAGGCCATTGCCCGGACCACGGATTGGGAGCGGCTGGCAGTGATACAGGATGCTGGATATAATGTCTTCAATATTCCTGCAGAAAAAATCTACATCGATTTGTTAACGGATAGTGGCACCAGCGCCATGAGTGACAATCAGTGGGCTGGTATGATGAAGGGTGACGAATCCTATGCCGGTAGTAAAAATTACTTCCACTTTGAGGCAATGATCAACAAGATCTTTGGTTTCAAACATGTCATTCCAACCCATCAAGGACGTGTGGCTGAGAATCTGCTCTTCTCCACAATCCTTAAGGATCGTGAGGGTCTGGTTATCCCCAACAACAACCATTTTGACACGACTCGGGCCAATGTGGAGTACAATGGTGGGAAGGCTACTGACCTGGTCATTGATATTGCCAAAGACACCCAGATCATTGATGATTTCAAGGGCAATATTGATCTAGATAAACTAGCCAAACTCATTGACGAAGTCGGTCCTGAGAGAATTCCCATTGGCATGCTCACTATTACCAATAATTCTGGCGGTGGCCAACCCGTCTCCATGGCAAATATCCGGGGGACCTCTGAACTACTCCATAAGCATAATATTCCCTTTTATATCGATGCCTGTAGGTTTGCGGAGAATGCTTATTTCATTAAGACCAGAGAAGCTGGTTATGAGAATAAGAGCATCCTGGAAATTGCCAATGAGATGTTCTCCTATGCCGATGGTTGTACCATGAGTGCCAAGAAAGATGCCCTGGTTAATATGGGTGGTTTCTTTGCTACCAATGACGATGATCTTGCTCAGCAAATCACCAATCGTCTGATCCTGATTGAAGGATTCCCAACCTATGGAGGTCTGGCGGGTCGTGATCTGGAAGCCATTGCCAGAGGACTGGAAGAAGTCCTCCAGGAGGATTATCTGGCCTATAGAATTTCACAGGTGGAAGAACTGGGTGATAGACTCATTGAAGCCGGTGTACCCATCTTACGCCCCACTGGGGGCCATGCTATCTATCTTGATGCGAAGAACTTTTTACCTCATATCCCCCAATCTCAGTTCCCTGGTATTGCTCTCACTGTTTCCCTTTATACCCACGCTGGTATTCGAGCTGTGGAAATCGGTAGTCTCATGTTTGCCCATGATGACCCTGAATCAGGTGAGACTCTTTATCCCGATCTGGAGTTGGTGCGCCTGGCGATCCCGCGTCGGGTATACACCAATAGTCAGATGCAATATGTGGCGGAAAATATTATCGAATTGTATGAGGATAGGAAAAATATCAAGGGCTATGAGATTGAATATCAGGCCCAGGTGTTGCGTCATTTCACGGCACGTCTAAAACCACTGGGATAA
- a CDS encoding energy transducer TonB, with protein sequence MNFKSRLMATSVLLILSVLLSHCIAPHNPLDGIDIPEPANADEGYYFFRAARVIRFKQKDELSQARLDLERVITGDQYILYPEAYPFLVEVYNQLEISDSSSWIYPEAFAKMEANPKLAAKYTERFEAWQKVYPEFPPEFLEKDYKLMDSGPEPVGGFQRFYQILEYPEMAQEMNRTGISWYAIIIEADGTLSDVQLLKSSYPDLDEAALKAINGIDWVAAKYHERPVTFQIIFPVRFRL encoded by the coding sequence ATGAATTTCAAATCACGGCTAATGGCCACCTCAGTTTTATTAATTTTATCAGTTTTGCTTAGTCATTGTATTGCACCTCATAACCCGCTTGATGGCATTGATATTCCTGAGCCTGCGAATGCCGATGAGGGCTATTATTTTTTCCGGGCGGCCAGAGTCATTCGCTTCAAACAGAAAGATGAACTCTCCCAGGCCAGGTTGGATCTGGAACGGGTTATCACAGGGGATCAATACATCCTTTATCCAGAGGCTTATCCCTTTCTGGTAGAGGTTTACAATCAGCTTGAGATCAGTGATAGTTCAAGCTGGATATATCCCGAGGCCTTTGCAAAAATGGAAGCAAATCCAAAGCTTGCTGCCAAGTATACCGAGCGTTTCGAAGCCTGGCAAAAAGTCTACCCAGAATTTCCTCCAGAATTCCTGGAAAAAGATTACAAGCTCATGGATTCAGGACCAGAACCTGTGGGTGGTTTCCAACGGTTTTATCAAATCCTGGAGTACCCCGAAATGGCCCAGGAAATGAATCGAACAGGAATAAGTTGGTATGCAATTATCATTGAAGCTGATGGAACGCTTAGTGATGTTCAATTATTAAAATCCAGTTATCCTGACCTAGACGAAGCAGCCTTAAAAGCAATCAATGGCATTGACTGGGTTGCTGCCAAATACCATGAGCGGCCCGTCACCTTTCAAATCATTTTTCCAGTACGTTTTAGATTATAG
- a CDS encoding S8 family peptidase, with protein sequence MKNIIIKSLLLLIIPGILFSKSISEASMAKLSADLRSVFVEKSSKDIHIMDTPLSRIRTVKGPTQEVLYPVTIRSTDIEAVKAAGIKTNSDYPGFSTARVTREQLLQLSELGAVTSVFQGDVLYPLNDLAVSLSGADLVQDGYINSTAYDGTGVIILVVDTGIDFTHLDFRDPDTPTTSRILYIWDQKGTTGSSTPEDRDGTNFAGLNYGIEYTKTQIEDEIDGTPAGVVLQTDSNGHGTEIAGAAAGNGASLSTKKYMGMAPKADIVVVKAGNGSFDDADIKNALTYAQKISSTEGKPVVVNLSLGSQSNAHDGTSTLDAAVNTFTSSGDGRVAVAAAGNAGNEDIHVTGDVAASATGNITISVPSNTGTSGDSFWLELWWNNGDDVTVTLVSPNSSTQTRTAGQDPGGYVYIGTDGIVDMNNIIDSDHTNGDRMTELAVADYTTTHVAAGTWTLQLTNNSSSTMTYHAWLYYSSMSATITGGDHNSTITSPGTASSAITIGAYTARWRWKSTGGYVNFGSPDESDDHSYFSSYGPNREGGVQKPDIMTPGQGVITTTSTDYTPSSTYEIEADKYHLEQGTSVAAGSVSGAVALLLDYDTSLSASEVKALLRDNADSDSYTGSVPNNKWGYGKINIFEALADTIGGTTLYHETYAHDAWGTSDLHLIDNTVKEGVKFTATNAGEITGAYFMPNQTIPASGSVSFEIWTNVSGVPSTKVGSTVTMNCADMAKNTWNYVSLTDIGVDILASETFHLVLNNTSGGIFSLRKSTSSISNNSSNDLGGGWAALTDRDWRMRAIVSNKAAVTTSDLIDTSLPVELAFFNASTVKGQMVLKWATESETENLGFKIERRKNGSDDWKFIADHTKDPGLQGQGSTSSRTDYIYYDKTAKPGVKYDYRLTDIPYTTAYIPNSIVLEDIEFRIGKFALHKNYPNPFNPATTISYELADHSDVEIKIFDVNGREVQSWNHQSQDSGYYEMVWAGVNQSGRPVSAGLYLLTVQAGSQLQTRKLLLLK encoded by the coding sequence ATGAAGAACATAATAATTAAATCATTGTTACTTCTTATTATTCCTGGAATTCTTTTTTCAAAGAGTATATCTGAAGCTTCTATGGCGAAACTCTCAGCCGATCTACGGAGCGTTTTTGTAGAGAAAAGCTCAAAAGATATACATATAATGGACACTCCGCTTTCAAGAATCCGGACAGTAAAAGGTCCAACGCAGGAAGTCTTATATCCTGTTACTATTCGAAGCACCGATATTGAAGCGGTTAAAGCAGCAGGTATAAAAACCAACTCAGACTATCCTGGTTTTTCCACGGCCAGAGTAACTCGCGAGCAATTGCTTCAATTGTCTGAATTAGGCGCAGTCACCAGCGTCTTCCAGGGTGATGTCCTCTATCCCCTAAATGATCTGGCAGTAAGTCTCTCTGGGGCTGATCTGGTCCAGGATGGTTATATAAATAGTACGGCCTATGACGGGACAGGTGTCATCATTTTGGTGGTAGATACGGGGATTGACTTTACCCATCTTGATTTTCGTGATCCTGATACCCCAACCACCAGTCGCATCCTATACATTTGGGATCAAAAAGGAACAACTGGTTCAAGTACGCCAGAAGATCGCGATGGAACTAACTTTGCCGGGCTCAATTATGGTATTGAGTATACCAAAACCCAAATTGAAGATGAAATTGACGGAACCCCAGCCGGAGTTGTACTTCAAACTGATAGCAATGGCCATGGAACCGAAATAGCTGGAGCTGCTGCAGGAAATGGGGCTTCACTTTCTACTAAGAAATACATGGGGATGGCACCTAAAGCGGATATTGTAGTGGTCAAAGCTGGTAATGGCAGTTTTGACGATGCTGATATCAAGAATGCTCTGACCTATGCCCAAAAAATTTCTTCTACAGAGGGGAAACCGGTGGTGGTTAATCTCAGCCTGGGTAGCCAGAGTAATGCCCATGATGGTACCAGTACTCTCGATGCTGCCGTCAACACTTTTACTTCTTCAGGAGACGGACGCGTCGCAGTGGCCGCTGCGGGAAATGCTGGGAACGAGGATATTCATGTAACCGGCGATGTTGCAGCATCTGCAACTGGGAATATTACCATTAGTGTCCCATCCAACACAGGAACGAGTGGTGATTCATTCTGGTTAGAACTATGGTGGAATAATGGTGATGACGTTACCGTAACATTAGTCTCTCCAAATAGCTCTACTCAAACGCGGACGGCTGGTCAGGATCCAGGAGGATATGTATACATTGGAACAGACGGTATAGTAGATATGAATAATATCATTGATTCTGATCATACCAATGGAGACAGGATGACAGAGCTTGCCGTTGCTGACTATACCACAACACACGTGGCTGCTGGTACCTGGACATTACAACTAACCAATAACTCTTCCTCCACAATGACTTATCATGCATGGTTGTACTACAGTTCAATGAGCGCCACCATCACAGGCGGAGATCATAATTCTACTATCACGTCTCCAGGCACCGCCAGTTCAGCTATTACCATCGGCGCTTACACAGCAAGATGGCGCTGGAAGTCTACTGGAGGCTATGTAAATTTTGGAAGTCCTGATGAATCTGATGATCATTCCTATTTTAGCAGTTATGGTCCCAACCGGGAAGGCGGGGTCCAAAAACCTGATATTATGACTCCTGGACAGGGGGTCATTACCACGACATCCACTGATTATACCCCGAGCTCGACCTACGAAATCGAAGCAGATAAATATCATCTGGAACAGGGCACTAGTGTTGCCGCAGGCAGTGTAAGTGGAGCAGTCGCTTTGCTTTTGGATTACGACACCTCACTCTCAGCATCTGAGGTGAAAGCTCTCCTGCGGGATAATGCAGACAGTGATTCTTATACAGGATCAGTTCCCAATAACAAATGGGGGTATGGGAAGATAAATATATTTGAAGCGCTTGCAGATACAATTGGTGGCACCACACTGTATCATGAGACTTATGCCCATGATGCTTGGGGTACTTCGGATCTTCATTTAATTGATAACACGGTGAAGGAGGGGGTGAAATTTACTGCAACAAATGCAGGGGAGATAACGGGAGCTTATTTCATGCCTAATCAGACAATCCCGGCTTCTGGCTCCGTCTCTTTCGAGATCTGGACGAATGTCAGTGGGGTGCCAAGTACAAAAGTGGGATCAACGGTGACGATGAATTGTGCTGATATGGCAAAAAATACCTGGAATTATGTTTCATTGACGGATATCGGAGTTGACATTTTAGCCTCTGAGACATTTCATCTTGTTCTGAACAATACATCTGGGGGTATATTCAGTTTGCGGAAAAGCACCAGTAGCATTAGCAATAATTCCTCCAATGACCTTGGTGGCGGCTGGGCTGCCTTAACAGATCGCGACTGGCGCATGCGGGCCATCGTCTCCAATAAGGCAGCAGTTACCACAAGCGATCTTATTGACACCAGCCTGCCGGTTGAGCTTGCTTTTTTCAACGCTTCCACTGTCAAGGGACAAATGGTCCTGAAGTGGGCTACTGAAAGTGAAACTGAGAATTTGGGATTCAAAATTGAGCGTCGCAAAAATGGTAGTGATGACTGGAAATTCATCGCCGATCATACCAAGGATCCAGGTCTTCAGGGACAGGGCAGTACCAGCTCCAGAACGGATTACATCTATTATGACAAAACCGCCAAACCCGGCGTAAAATATGACTATCGGCTCACTGATATTCCTTATACAACAGCCTATATACCAAATTCCATTGTTCTGGAAGATATTGAATTTCGGATAGGAAAGTTTGCCCTTCATAAGAACTATCCCAACCCGTTCAATCCCGCTACCACTATCTCATACGAGCTGGCTGATCATTCAGATGTTGAGATTAAAATATTTGATGTGAATGGCCGAGAGGTTCAGTCATGGAATCATCAGTCCCAGGATTCTGGGTACTATGAAATGGTTTGGGCTGGTGTGAATCAGTCAGGGAGGCCTGTGAGTGCTGGTCTCTATCTACTTACTGTCCAGGCAGGCAGCCAACTTCAGACCAGGAAGCTGTTGCTACTTAAATAA
- a CDS encoding T9SS type A sorting domain-containing protein, whose product MQNKNAQSKLPLTLVLLLLFIAAPADVMGGRGHGHDDDEYTMEVSALMGPEDTELTITISSSDPENFPVPEELEKLKVKIDRGGQGHGHLIDERNVELVNGQIVFSLSEAPLHARLKIDTQFRPGRHKVKLKTRVEVTLRPDLIVEDVGPMVAFVDQSFSIHANIQELLGDNDAVANVTLSADGVNMTISDVFVSAGMLSTVVFTGLSYDEPASVSFTVDISDANPGEYDLTNNSYSFDVEVIPPPTPGETEYSMSYENFDSVLTISTLEICDTIWVDEQSGDRDEFYLEGSSEEATPGGILDVSFRIYADGASAYALDIEGLTPYHTQGGIEYYDYSDEATGIYITYDRNPDNLAYFKINKYSGQDVYIRRVDGTLTEYSLLDYGLHMDAQFSLESSILFDDGFSLMGGTASMILNSAGLFEYEDSFPLNNTGCANSSLTNYFRSEYIFGENDGILDPTFLARRNQAAVTAPLLPEKIYMADNYPNPFNPRTAISFGLPEDSRVSLILYDISGREVKKLADGRFSAGRHDLYLDGSELSSGTYFYSLEAGSFKEVKRMLLLK is encoded by the coding sequence ATGCAAAACAAAAACGCCCAAAGTAAACTTCCATTGACCTTAGTACTGCTGCTGCTGTTTATTGCAGCACCTGCTGATGTCATGGGAGGTAGAGGTCATGGACATGATGACGATGAATATACCATGGAGGTTAGTGCCCTTATGGGACCCGAGGACACTGAATTAACGATTACAATCTCAAGTAGTGATCCTGAAAATTTTCCTGTTCCTGAAGAGTTGGAAAAATTAAAAGTTAAAATAGATCGGGGGGGCCAAGGTCACGGTCACCTCATCGATGAGCGGAATGTAGAGTTGGTCAATGGTCAGATTGTATTCTCCCTGTCCGAGGCTCCTTTGCATGCCAGACTCAAGATCGATACCCAATTCCGACCTGGACGACATAAAGTGAAACTAAAAACACGTGTAGAGGTTACCCTGCGACCAGATCTGATTGTCGAGGATGTTGGCCCCATGGTTGCTTTTGTGGATCAGTCTTTCAGTATTCATGCGAACATCCAGGAACTCCTGGGAGATAATGACGCAGTAGCAAATGTGACTCTTTCTGCAGATGGTGTGAACATGACAATATCAGATGTATTTGTCTCTGCCGGAATGCTTTCGACGGTTGTATTTACCGGTCTAAGTTATGACGAGCCCGCTTCCGTGTCCTTTACTGTAGATATTTCTGATGCCAACCCTGGAGAATATGATCTCACAAATAATAGTTACTCCTTTGACGTTGAAGTAATTCCTCCACCAACACCAGGAGAAACTGAATACAGCATGTCCTATGAAAATTTTGATAGTGTGCTAACTATCTCCACCCTAGAAATTTGCGACACCATTTGGGTAGATGAACAGAGCGGCGACAGAGATGAGTTCTATCTGGAGGGTAGCTCAGAAGAAGCAACCCCGGGTGGCATCCTTGACGTTTCCTTCAGAATTTATGCGGATGGCGCATCGGCATATGCGTTAGATATAGAAGGATTGACACCCTATCATACCCAGGGTGGAATTGAGTATTATGATTATAGTGATGAAGCGACAGGAATATATATTACCTATGACCGCAATCCTGACAATCTAGCCTATTTTAAAATAAATAAGTACTCTGGTCAGGATGTATATATCCGCCGGGTCGATGGCACGCTTACAGAGTATAGCCTATTAGACTATGGTCTCCACATGGATGCACAATTTAGCCTTGAATCTTCCATACTTTTTGATGATGGATTTTCTCTCATGGGAGGAACAGCATCTATGATACTAAATTCTGCTGGACTTTTTGAGTACGAAGATTCATTCCCGCTAAATAATACTGGCTGTGCAAATAGTAGCCTTACCAATTATTTTCGATCAGAGTATATTTTTGGTGAAAATGATGGGATATTGGATCCCACATTCCTTGCTCGGCGAAATCAGGCTGCTGTTACAGCTCCTCTTCTTCCTGAAAAGATTTACATGGCAGACAATTATCCTAATCCCTTCAATCCCAGGACAGCTATTTCCTTTGGACTTCCTGAAGATAGCAGGGTTAGTCTGATTCTTTATGATATCAGTGGGCGTGAAGTCAAAAAACTGGCTGACGGACGCTTTTCTGCCGGTAGACATGATCTGTATTTGGATGGCAGCGAGCTAAGTAGTGGCACTTATTTCTATAGCCTTGAAGCTGGGTCCTTTAAGGAAGTTAAAAGGATGTTGTTGCTTAAATAA
- a CDS encoding S8 family peptidase → MFVKRLTSLLFVVSALCASETPYWIFLEFEASSSEVKLTACAEQRLVLRGSETPSGKYEVSESHLDQLRSAGYRIRHASRFLNAVSVIIDNPDQLSELERLSFVRSITPVAQHPRDGLEPISTGNQLVRGSTLAYGASSSQNEMLNIPQIHDLGYDGTGILVGVFDTGFLTEHPAFDNLDILAQYDFIDQEVDASGPGHEHGINVLSAIAGYYPGELIGPAYKATYLLARTEDFYSESRAEEDNWVAALEWADSLGVDIISTSLNYFDQFDNPDENYPASALDGQTTISSRATNIAAERGILVVNSAGNEGSSASSIWPPSDSPHVLSVGSVNSQQEISYFSGRGPTYDGRIKPDVVAQGSLVYMASGSNGYIRGNGTSFSAPQIAGLAAMLLQAHPNLTPDSVISIFQNQGDNASTPNNSYGWGIPDVTNRFTKLKTGNSKNCLIYPNPGGHGEIRMVLSDPISNLPEMARLYDIQGREIAQVPLTQESGSIAKINIPSNLYLANQLLIIAVETNTKMYSGKLIHLK, encoded by the coding sequence ATGTTTGTCAAACGCCTCACTTCGCTACTTTTTGTTGTCTCCGCGCTCTGCGCATCAGAAACACCATATTGGATATTTCTTGAGTTCGAGGCCAGCTCATCAGAAGTAAAGCTGACTGCCTGTGCAGAGCAACGCCTGGTGTTGCGTGGATCAGAAACACCCTCTGGTAAATATGAAGTCTCAGAATCTCACCTAGACCAATTACGATCTGCAGGCTATCGAATCAGACATGCCTCCCGGTTTCTCAATGCCGTGAGTGTCATCATCGACAACCCTGATCAATTGTCAGAGTTAGAGAGGTTATCCTTTGTCCGCTCCATCACGCCTGTGGCTCAGCACCCAAGGGATGGACTCGAACCCATTTCAACTGGGAATCAACTTGTGCGAGGTTCAACTCTGGCCTATGGTGCCTCTTCTAGCCAAAACGAGATGTTGAATATCCCTCAAATCCACGATCTCGGCTATGATGGGACTGGCATTCTGGTGGGCGTGTTTGATACAGGGTTCCTCACTGAGCACCCTGCTTTTGACAATCTTGATATTCTGGCGCAATATGATTTCATTGATCAGGAAGTGGATGCCTCAGGTCCAGGACATGAACACGGTATCAATGTTCTCAGCGCCATCGCTGGCTATTATCCTGGCGAATTGATCGGTCCTGCCTATAAAGCCACCTATCTGCTGGCTCGTACCGAAGATTTCTACAGCGAATCGCGGGCAGAGGAGGACAATTGGGTAGCGGCCCTTGAGTGGGCAGACTCACTGGGTGTTGATATCATTTCTACCTCTCTTAACTATTTTGATCAATTTGACAACCCTGATGAAAACTATCCCGCTTCAGCGTTGGATGGTCAGACCACTATCAGTTCGCGTGCAACCAATATTGCAGCAGAACGGGGTATTCTGGTGGTGAACTCAGCCGGGAATGAAGGTTCTTCAGCCAGCAGCATCTGGCCCCCTTCTGACAGCCCCCATGTCTTGTCTGTTGGATCAGTTAATTCACAACAAGAAATCTCATACTTTTCTGGACGGGGACCCACCTATGATGGACGTATCAAGCCTGATGTGGTAGCTCAAGGTAGTCTGGTCTATATGGCATCTGGTTCAAATGGTTATATCCGGGGAAATGGAACATCCTTTTCAGCACCACAAATTGCAGGTCTGGCGGCCATGTTGCTCCAGGCCCATCCCAATCTCACACCAGATTCAGTCATTTCCATTTTTCAGAATCAGGGGGACAACGCCTCAACTCCCAACAATTCATATGGCTGGGGTATCCCGGATGTAACAAACCGATTCACTAAATTGAAAACTGGCAACTCAAAAAATTGCCTGATCTACCCAAATCCAGGTGGACATGGTGAGATTCGAATGGTACTCTCTGATCCTATCTCAAACCTTCCTGAGATGGCCAGGCTCTATGATATTCAAGGCCGGGAAATCGCCCAGGTTCCTTTGACTCAGGAGTCTGGAAGCATCGCAAAAATTAACATCCCATCCAATCTGTACCTGGCGAATCAGTTGTTAATCATCGCAGTGGAAACGAACACAAAAATGTACTCAGGTAAACTCATTCATCTCAAGTAA
- a CDS encoding alpha/beta fold hydrolase — protein sequence MSFWTSILATLVLLILITRFFTMKMYALKPNKHGDTPEKLGVTFEEVYFPTENDKSLYGWWIPAASDSKQAPTLILVHGWSRNLGRMLRYIQHLHPLNYNLLAFDARHHGSSDSDGHASMYKFGRDVKAAVQYTLSRDIDTDSIGVIGLSIGGAGSTYAAAIEPAAKAVVTVGAPAHPVDVMQYEFKKHHLPAFIRWLILKQIEIKIGVKYEAFAPVNNIAKADASFLIIHGEDDVVVLPSQGEKMNAAARPGQCEYWPISGRGHSDCHHESGFWERIDIFFQTKFQKG from the coding sequence ATGAGCTTTTGGACCAGCATATTAGCCACACTTGTTTTACTCATCCTCATCACCCGATTTTTTACCATGAAAATGTATGCTCTCAAGCCCAATAAGCATGGTGATACCCCTGAAAAACTTGGCGTTACATTTGAGGAAGTCTATTTCCCCACTGAGAACGATAAATCCCTCTATGGATGGTGGATACCTGCTGCCAGCGACTCAAAACAGGCACCAACGCTTATCCTGGTACATGGCTGGAGTCGGAACCTGGGTCGTATGCTCCGATATATCCAACACCTACATCCTCTAAATTATAATCTTCTGGCTTTTGACGCGAGGCACCACGGTTCCAGCGACAGTGATGGTCATGCCTCCATGTACAAATTCGGGAGAGATGTCAAAGCGGCGGTACAATACACGCTCTCACGTGACATTGATACTGACAGCATTGGTGTTATCGGTCTATCAATTGGAGGTGCCGGTTCAACCTATGCCGCCGCCATAGAGCCCGCCGCCAAAGCTGTGGTAACAGTAGGAGCACCCGCACACCCCGTGGATGTCATGCAGTATGAATTTAAAAAGCACCATTTACCCGCTTTCATCAGATGGCTCATTTTAAAACAGATCGAAATAAAAATCGGTGTCAAATATGAAGCATTCGCTCCTGTAAATAATATTGCCAAAGCAGACGCTTCATTTCTGATCATCCATGGTGAGGATGATGTTGTGGTCCTGCCCTCTCAAGGAGAGAAAATGAATGCGGCAGCAAGGCCAGGGCAATGTGAATACTGGCCCATTTCAGGACGTGGGCATTCTGACTGTCACCATGAATCGGGTTTTTGGGAGCGCATCGACATTTTTTTTCAGACTAAATTTCAGAAAGGATAG